The uncultured Sunxiuqinia sp. genomic sequence GATGAAGTTGAAGCGGGCTGTAACCGTTGAATTTACTACTATTCCGCCTATTTGCTATATACACTGTTACCAGCTGCTTTTTATTATTTATAGTCTGAACGAATGTTTCCATTTATCATCCAATATTCATAAACTTCTTTATTTCTGTCTAATAAAAGGTGTCTTGCTATTCGATTACATTTTTTATCAGCATAAAGTCCTTCGTAAATCCCAACAATAAGTAAATTATCTATATCAGAGTCATTCCTATTGCCAAGTTTATTAAAAAACTGAAAAGCCTTTTTAGTAAAGTCCGTAATTTCTGAATTCTTTTTTATGTTCTCAAATAGTTTTAGACTTAATTCTCCATACACTATATATGGTTGGTCATCATTCGAATGGTCTGCTGATTTTTCAAATTCTGGAATATTGTCATAAAGGTCTTTTACCAAATTGTCTTTAAGCGATTCAAGTTCTCTTGATTCCTTATTAATCGAAACCAATTGTCCGTAACAATGGCAATTAGTCATAACTATTCCCTCAATCAGTGCATTTTTAAAATCTGTGCTTTCGAGTGAGCAATTTTCAAATCTTGAATTAGTCAGGTTACAGTTTATAAAATCACAACATTTTAAATTACAGTTAGTAAACTTTGCATTTGAAAAGTCCGTTTGAGAAAAGTCAACCGAGAAGCAAGAGTTATCAAATGTCGAATCAGCAAGTATTTGTCCAGTCAATTTTTCACCTTTATCAAAGTCAAGGTTTATAAAGTGACGGTGTCCTTCTTTATATTTTTCAATGATATTTTGTATGTTAGTTGCTGTCTTCATAAAGTTGCTGGTAACGTTTGGTGTAAGTTTTTGTAGCGGATTTTCGGTGCGATTTCCAGTCCGGCAGGACGGAAATTGATGCGAGAATCTGCACCCCGCACACCACCGAACCCGCTATAAAATTTACACATTGTTATGCCTTGTTTTTTTATTCAAAACTTTCCACGAATATTTGTGCATCCTCTTCTGTTCGGAATATCGCTCTCATTTTTTCTACAGGTTCATTGATTGTGGGGTCGTAGACAACTTTACACATTAGGGGAAAACATTCGTTCTTAATATTACAAATAATGAATTGTTCTTTGTCACGTGCTTCTTTGATATCTTCGGTTGAGATATCATTATAGTATTTATCAAATACAACGTATTTTTTGTTTGTCATAAATTTTGTTTTTGTTATTGTTTTGAAAACAATTGACACTCAATGTCATGATTCATTATGGAAATTAGAAGCGAAAAAGTGTCCTGATTTAATAGTTTATTGCTGTAATCCCTAGCCTTGTCAAGTCTTTTAAATGGTTTTAAAATTTCCTTGGAAATGCCATTCTCGTAAAATACCACAAATGGGAATTCATAAATGTCAAAGTTATATTTTGAATAAATATTATCTCTAATTAGTTCTCGTTCAATAATCTTCCGCACTTCTGGGTTTGAAGTGTCTTCAATTAGAGATTTGGGAGGTCTCCTTTTTTCATATTCAGACGGATAATCCATCTTGTCAATTGGATTTTTGAAACGGCTATTTATGAACAAGGAAAAGTCTGAATCAGAATTCAACGATTTTAATATTTTATTTCTCATAACAAATGATTTGAATTAGCTGCATTTTTCGGTCTTTTTAAAATAAGGCATAACGGTCACTTGTAAGTTGTCGTTGCGGATTTCGAAGAGCGTTCCTGTCCGAAGGACACGGAACTGTGAAACGAAAATCCAGCGTACGACACGCCACGAACCCCGCAATGCAATTTACAATTTGTTAGGCGTTCGTAATTTATTTCACTTTTCACCATCCGAATCATTATCTTTTTTCTTGTTACTTTTTTTCTTTTTGGGAGTATCTTTCTTCTCTCTCTCATCTGAATTATCAGGAAGTTCAGTCTTTGGTGCACTCAAATTTGACTGGTCAGGTATCACAACTTTGGGGGGCACTAAGTTTGATAAATCAGGAA encodes the following:
- a CDS encoding pentapeptide repeat-containing protein; the protein is MKTATNIQNIIEKYKEGHRHFINLDFDKGEKLTGQILADSTFDNSCFSVDFSQTDFSNAKFTNCNLKCCDFINCNLTNSRFENCSLESTDFKNALIEGIVMTNCHCYGQLVSINKESRELESLKDNLVKDLYDNIPEFEKSADHSNDDQPYIVYGELSLKLFENIKKNSEITDFTKKAFQFFNKLGNRNDSDIDNLLIVGIYEGLYADKKCNRIARHLLLDRNKEVYEYWMINGNIRSDYK